Within Aphis gossypii isolate Hap1 unplaced genomic scaffold, ASM2018417v2 Contig00597, whole genome shotgun sequence, the genomic segment CATATTTCTATGGAAAGTTacacaacatttattatatgaatattaatctatTCTAAATATACAGGGGAAGTAAAATGGAAGTTAGATccattcatcatttttttttccaatatttgCAGCGAAATGacctttttacttataaaaaatctattgatTCCGCCGGCTATCGACTCCGccgtagttttttatttattgattcctCCGGTtaatacttgtaaattatttattttaataaaaacaaaatataaaagccttaaattaatttaaaatttgaagattattaaaataaaaaattgatagatttaagtatataaaactgGCATCAAATCACtgttctgaaaaataaatcaattaatattattattatattttattattacattttacattatttactattatttattttatttttactaaatttttttgcttttttggcATTAaccaaacaaattattaaacattatattattatttattttattgttactaaattaattttgcttttttggcgttttctaaataaattgtaaaatatattatttttattattttactattttaatacattttacttacaagaatgtttgaattgttttttgaaatgtttatatttaaattttaaaaaaatacatatggtAAACTGGGTGTATCTTAtcgtattgattaaaaaatatacagtcaGTGGAATCAACATAAACAAATATCCGGCAAAATTGATAGCCATcggaatcaataaataaaaaagttcggtggaattaataaaagattaaaactCCTTTACTATATCTTacatttaggtataaaatggtaactataaattatatttttaataaattattagtgtatGTTAAAAATCAACCATATACCCCTCCCTCCAcattataaaaccatttaaCTACcactgtaaatataaatatagtttcagttcttagtattttttttattaattaggtacatttttattttaggtttgCTGGTAATAAAACCGTTCTTAGAATAACAGCTCAGGTGTTTAATTGTAGTGAATCTACATGTTTTCATGTAATTGAAAGagttattggttttttattaaatattatgcctaatattattaaaatgcccAATacaaatgagaaaaaaaaagaaacatctgatgaatttaaaaaagtatttacattatgtataaataattaattaatgttaataacaataatgttctGGTagctaaaatttattatttaaaaataatattattacacttaaaattatagcTTGAAGAAACCAACAATAGGTGGGCAAGTGGGTGTGTACCACTTTGCTATAAATTAGGTGTTGTGCAGCTGCGTGGGATCTttgtaatggatgtgttaaatttaatttcaaagtttTCCTTACTTAAGCATGATATTGGATCTATTTTCATTTGTCTCAAATTAAAGCTAACTTAATTCCCCCTACTTTTTATAACTgagttacattattattattttcctatttACCACActcttgaaattttcaaaatgtagaTTTTGTTCATTCCTATTACCATAtttaaccattaaaaaatctagaaaGTAAAatcacacatcattgtaaaaataacctaacgctttgctcagaatctaaagaATCTGAGAACATTTTAtggtgtatactatataattttaaacataaatattccaAGTGTaaccataaaaatttaaatgcattttattttagattgctGGTATACCAAACATTCTTGGTGCAATAGATGGTACTTACATTAGCATAAGAAAacctaaacataaaattagatCTACATATGTCAATAGGCACCATGATTGTTCTATAACACTTCAAGCTATTTGTGATGCTAAGAAAAAATTCCTTGATGTTTTCACTGGGACCCCTGGTAAAATGCATGATGCACGGATTCTACAaatgtcatttatttataaagaccAATATTTGTATGAAGTGTGTGGATCTAAGTTCCATATATTAGCTGATTCAGCTTACCCTTTGGAAGAGAACATAATAACTCCATTTAAAGATTATGGTAATCTTACTGTTACCGaaaaacagtttaataaaaatcattctaAAACAAGAGTTGTCATAGAAAACACTTTCGGCCTTTTAAAGGGGCGTTTtcgtcaattattaaaattagattttgcATTGACTGAAAAAGATGCCAATTTTGTTCTGGCTTGTTGTGTTTTACACAATATGTGTTCAGAGTCAGATGATATCATTATCACAGAACTACCACGAGAAGAACCtcagcatataatattagcaGATTTAAATCCAAGATCTTTAGATGCTCGTACAAAAGGAATGACAAAACGCCTAATATTATCAAACTCATTGtaattcatacatttaataggaatgacatttgttttattattaaataataaaacatataatataatattataaaactaaaataaattaacttatgtaagaaatttaaataacatttataacaattaaaaaatttaaacaactaaaatttcacttattatttaaaagagttCTAAGCAAAtccattttttcattatgGCGCCTTTCACGGTTTAGTTctctttgttttttattttcttctttttctttgAGCATAGCAATTAAAACATCTGTGACagaagttttaacttttttgtttgaaacGATTGGCATATCTTTGGGTACAATATCTTCTTTGATCAATCGTTTAAGTCCAGAACTCGATGTAccttaaaaagaaatataaattatttgtaagaaCTTACTCttcaaatgttatatttattatgttaagcttattaataacttaccaACTTGGACAGCCGGCTCAATAGAGTCGTCCAATGCAGTAATTTTTGCGAACTCATTATCAACCGTACTAAATTTTGGAGAAGATCCagtagtgttattatttttggtagacattttgtttctttttaaaaccgttttatagcgattttcaatttgtatatCTGTGAATGAGTAGTTAAATTTGTCTTGAATGTcttgtttaattttcatcCACAtacatcttttatttttaaattttttcatcgGACCAATTTGTTCCAAATATTGATGGTAACATTCTAACATAAAACTTGTATTTTCTGCTGTCCAAACACTATTTACAACAGGCATTGTAATATTCTCTGTAAacacataatgtatattttaaatatgaacttataaataaatattttttattaaatagaatataacaAGAGACCAAATaagactatattttaaaaataaaaacctgtTAACGGTACAGCATTATTTGCAAGCAAGTTATCATTACGTTGTTTACAATTTTGAGTCTCATACCTGTTCAAGCATTACATAATAGAATATcagcatttaaaataacttacacATAGATttctatagttaattattacctTTGTAAATGTTTGGCTTCAATTTTATGAGATCTATACCagtagtacaaaataaaagtattataaagagtgattcaccaagcatGCGTACccctttttctttaataatgcagttattcaaaatctgattttaatatattttaaaactatattttcaaattctttagatttttttgtactacttAAAGAGTATCCTGTAAAGATACAAACTTCAGTTTTTCAATTGAGAACACCTTTTttcaattgtaaattatacagtgggtaatttttctgaaatttttgACGTATATATCAGAAACAACATTTCTATgggtagtttttgagttattcaaCTTTATGTTCTAAGAATAAAAGATTCATGGTGTAATGGGTTTATAAGATATGGGGGCTatggtgattttaaaattgtagtcattaatattaataatttgtaaatggcccaagtataataaatactaaactaattttatgtctattttatttttatgtaaaaccatttttaaggactattatccataatacaaacatttgaataattaaaaaactcaataactttgaattttgaattagggaaatcaaaatgttcaaaaaattatccactaaataatttacagtaaaaaggGGTTTTTTCATTAGAAAATTAGAAGTTTGTATCGCCATTTGACATTCCTTAAGTAgtataaaactacaaaaaaattcaagaatttcaaaatatggtctttgagtatatttaaatgtttcaagAATTAGAATTTCAATAACTTCATAACTAAAGGAAAAATTAGAGGTGAACATGTTTGGTAAATCACCTTGtacagttttatattaaaatatttcttggttaaaattaatatttaataactcaatattACCTTACTGTAGTGTGGCTGCATTGACAAACATGAAGTGTACTAGTTTCATAAACATTAAAGCATTTAGGACAAACCTatacaaagtaaataaataaataaaaaaaaagtgagtaccgctctgctgtacattaggtgccgtatggatcattattatatattataggagtgttaaatttgaatccaatgatagttatcattgtatacgaaaaacgattaaatacctatgtagtttgtacattgtaatatacaataatacattatttaatcgGTGATACAACTGACGCGTTCATTGTTATTATccatacattttgatttatattataacattctatattattattccactACCTACAAAgactagatttatttttttggaaataataacgGTCCAATTTTTAGCTACCAAACCAATTTTTACACGGCCCACCAAGATTTTCACGGTAAGTCTCTAATTCAATTCGGGCCTATATGAAAACTACTTACGTCAAATGTTTCAACATCAGAATCGGACGACAttctagaaattattattggaaGTACCTTTCTGCTgacaaactatattaaaaaaaaaaatgtgaaataatttcaaatttcaataaaatattaatgcagtgaataataatacaaaatccgGCGCTCCTATTTAGAATTTTCTTTCTTTCCATGtcgattatattttgttttccatgataacataaaaatgtattcgatTTGTAAAAAACTAGTGCAAATGTGGTGCAACACTCGTTCAGTGCCAGTGGAATTTCAGTGCACACTATTTTGTCAAATCGAAAACGCTATAAGTTATGTCTTAGTTTGAAGATGTTATGTTACATTTTCATATgtctattttagattttgggaagtaatgaataatgatgtgACTACCATTAGTAAAAATTCACCCGTTAATATTGGCTGCTCAATGAAACATTGTCaacgtattttatagtaagtttttttttattaaaaatgtattttcataatCAATTCATttgtaggtactaataaaataaaactattttaattttgctcaattttattaatttatatatacagcaATTCAATTAAGGTATCTTAATTAGGTAGTTTAGTAGTATTAAATtcactataaatatagtttattttttttttttttacaaggaAAAAGAACTTGAAAAAACAAGAGCCGAAGTGAAACGTATTCAAgacgaaaatgaaaatatgaaaacatttattcaggaaatgtcaaaaattgaagaagaaaaaagaTTAACTCAACTGGAGATTGAACGCTTGAAAAAAGAAGTTCAGAAGAGTAATGAATTGTTACATAAATTCCTTAATGATGATCAAATATTGGCCTTAAGTACACCCACTCGGCAGTGGGCTAATGACACTATTGTAATGGGCTTAAAAATGTGGTTTGCGTTAGGAGTCCATGGTTATGAGCATCTTAGGGAAACTAAATATCCTCTTCCTGCATATAGTACACTGACAAGGAGGCTacgtcaatttaaattaaattttggtatATTTACTGATTTGCTTGAGCCACTGAAACATAAAGTTTTCTGTATGGAGGAAGGTGATCGGTTTGTGTTATGTCAATGGATGAAATGGAGATAAATCCCCAGATAAGTTTTGATACAAATCGCCACTTAATGTTTGGGAATATTACTCTTGGAAACTCAACCAAAGAAGGGAACAAATTGTTAGTGGTTTTAATAAGAGGTGTAAAACACACATGGAAGCAAATAGTAGGTGCTCATGTAACTGATGGTGCTGTAAATAAAGAATCAttcaaaaaattcatttttgaatgcattgattttgttgaaaattgtgGTATACAAGTTACATCTTTGTCATCTGATATGGGGAACTGCAATAGAGTTCTATGGACAGAATTGggcatacaaataaaaaaagaaggcGTTAGGGAAAACAAGTTCGGCCACAATGgccattacatttttattacccCTGATGTGTgtcatttacttaaaaatttgaaaagtgCTACATTAAAGGGGGATATTAATTTACCTGTAACTTACTGTGAAAGTAATAATCTTCCAACTCAAATTATCAAaggttcttatatttttaagttgtgGAGTGAAGAAATAAATGCCGGAAAAGAACTTAGAAGTTTACACCACTTGAATCGTAATGATATATTTCCTGATAACTTCCAAAAAATGAATGTTGGAGCAGCTATAAGATTCTTTTCTTTGAAGACTGCTGTTGCTCTTGAGTTAGCTGTAAGATTTGAAACGTTACCACAAGATGCTTTAACAACAGCCCACTTTATACGACTCATTTATGAATGGTTCACATTAACAGCCTCAAAAGTTAGGAAGGTTAGGTTAAAGAtttgaaatatgattttttagaaaaaatcattatattatttgcaaatataactattagaaATGGTTGGAAGCCGTTGAATGTTGGTTTCATACTTTCATCTTTATCTATAATAGATATCGCAGAAGCTTTATTCACTACAGGTTTTGACTTCATAATTTGTCATAGATTTACCCAGGAtgctattgaaaatatattttctcaaGTTCGCCGAAAATCTGGAGCAACAGCAATACCATGTCTCAGTGCCTTATTTCTGTTTCTCAATTCATTTCTGATAGAAAGAAAGTTATGTAACTGACAGTGAcacatatttaatagatttcttTCATAAGTCCAACAACGCAAGTGTTTCcagtaatttgaatttaaatgaaaaagtagGGCTTCTCACTTATAACCTACCtagtaatacatttgaaacaaaaaaattttaattttttagcgACTTTTATAAGTGAATTtgacttaaattatttgtaccaCCTAGCTGGTAGTActactaatatactattaaaacattgttGTGAAGAGTGTCGAATTATGCTTCAGCAAAATCTACCTAATGATAGTCAATTCGGGAGTATGAAAATATACACAACTCTTTTAAATCAAAGTGGACTGAAGCATCCTTGCATGGGAAGTACtccaaattatttgtaattgtgAATTACTTTATACAAAGTACAAGATGTATGTTATACAAAATTcgtctaataatttaattaataaaattgttaatgatTTATCAATTGAATTCCCAGCATGTATTAAATTCTGTAATATCAAACAAAGAACTGTAAAACACTTTTTTACAGTACGATCGTATTCAACAGTTAATTTTTCTGTTAACTCcgaaaaaaggaaaaatatgtttggcACAGCGTCTGccaaaaaaaaggaaataaataatataagaatttaaaacgatacatattttaattgtttaacagtaatttttataaaactttgttttttgttgtagTTTGGattagtattaagtataaagtgtattgttattattatttttttttttttttgttattatgttaagGGTTACTAACACtgtgtttgaaatattaaaattaaaaaataaatgcattttgaaaatagttgttttattttgcacAGCTTAatccttaatttatttattgaaccatcatttaccataatattcatagttacaaagtaggtatataaatttaaaatacaaacatatttaaatataaaaatgttgatgatgCTGTCCCAAAAAGCAAGCTTGTGATAATGGATGAGTTAAAAGTACAATTTACATGATTAGTTATAACCAGTGGCGGttttggttatatttttttagtgaggTAACTTTTGTATTACTCCCCCTTCCttcataacaaaaattaaacttatattgaaATCGGTTTCATTAGGCTCTGTGACAATACTAAACTAACAGTTTATggattatctatatattgtattgttgttgATCGTGCCGCAATTACAGCTGCGGGCCGACCATAATATAACCTACTCATCTATTTTTAGTACTCAGAGGCGATGAAAAACGAGCCTCACGATGATCATTGCGCATGcgtaattttacttatttattagtcGCGTGCATTTGCGTACttacgcgcgtgtgtgtgtaattCATGTACACAAGTAACAATTCAGAGGCGACGTTAAACGGTGCCTCTCCGACGTCATCGGAATATTATCGCCGGATGAAATATGAGGGTTTGtttacgtaataattatttcgtgCATTTCTTATCgatttttcactatttttggtaataaacacggaataatgttatacaatagtaaaataaatgataattcatattatta encodes:
- the LOC126554769 gene encoding uncharacterized protein LOC126554769; its protein translation is MSMDEMEINPQISFDTNRHLMFGNITLGNSTKEGNKLLVVLIRGVKHTWKQIVGAHVTDGAVNKESFKKFIFECIDFVENCGIQVTSLSSDMGNCNRVLWTELGIQIKKEGVRENKFGHNGHYIFITPDVCHLLKNLKSATLKGDINLPVTYCESNNLPTQIIKGSYIFKLWSEEINAGKELRSLHHLNRNDIFPDNFQKMNVGAAIRFFSLKTAVALELAVRFETLPQDALTTAHFIRLIYEWFTLTASKVRKVRLKI
- the LOC126554763 gene encoding putative nuclease HARBI1; this translates as MPNTNEKKKETSDEFKKIAGIPNILGAIDGTYISIRKPKHKIRSTYVNRHHDCSITLQAICDAKKKFLDVFTGTPGKMHDARILQMSFIYKDQYLYEVCGSKFHILADSAYPLEENIITPFKDYGNLTVTEKQFNKNHSKTRVVIENTFGLLKGRFRQLLKLDFALTEKDANFVLACCVLHNMCSESDDIIITELPREEPQHIILADLNPRSLDARTKGMTKRLILSNSL
- the LOC126554764 gene encoding uncharacterized protein LOC126554764 — its product is MPVVNSVWTAENTSFMLECYHQYLEQIGPMKKFKNKRCMWMKIKQDIQDKFNYSFTDIQIENRYKTVLKRNKMSTKNNNTTGSSPKFSTVDNEFAKITALDDSIEPAVQVGTSSSGLKRLIKEDIVPKDMPIVSNKKVKTSVTDVLIAMLKEKEENKKQRELNRERRHNEKMDLLRTLLNNK